A window from Salvia miltiorrhiza cultivar Shanhuang (shh) chromosome 2, IMPLAD_Smil_shh, whole genome shotgun sequence encodes these proteins:
- the LOC131008611 gene encoding zinc-finger homeodomain protein 2-like translates to MEGGKIEEMYKECLRNHAASLGSYATDGCGEFTAEDGGGLNCAACGCHRNFHRKVSSTQVHTSAAEMVDCRAEMSGKKRFRTKFTEEQKEKMLSLAEKLGWRLQRKDEEDEIERFCRGIGISRKVFKVWMHNHKNSPSLSANASSLTDDH, encoded by the coding sequence atggaggGTGGGAAGATTGAGGAAATGTACAAAGAATGCCTAAGGAACCATGCAGCCAGCCTAGGAAGCTACGCCACCGACGGCTGCGGAGAATTCACAGCGGAAGACGGCGGCGGCCTCAACTGCGCGGCTTGCGGCTGCCACCGCAACTTTCATCGCAAAGTGTCGAGCACGCAGGTGCATACTAGTGCGGCGGAGATGGTAGATTGCCGGGCCGAGATGAGCGGGAAGAAGAGGTTCCGAACCAAGTTCACGGAGGAGCAGAAGGAGAAAATGCTGAGCTTGGCGGAGAAGTTGGGGTGGAGATTGCAGAGGAAAGATGAGGAAGACGAGATCGAGAGGTTTTGCAGAGGCATTGGGATTAGTAGGAAAGTCTTCAAAGTTTGGATGCACAATCACAAAAACTCTCCCTCTCTTTCTGCAAATGCATCTTCTCTTACTGATGATCACTAG